GGGTGAGGGGAATCCCTGACGGGGCCGGATGGTGAAGTCCCAACCGAGCTGGCCTCAAGTAAAGATCTAGTGTCAGAACCGGATTCCCGGTGGTCTAAAGAAGGAGCTGCTGCCGAGGCGAAGGGGCAGGAGTTTCGGGCGGGGGGCGGAAATGGGGGCGCGCCGGGAACTGGGGAGAAGGGAAGTAGCATAACTGGATCTTGACCCTGAAAGAACTGGTGTTTGAAGGCAAAGGGACCAGGTCAGGTCTGGTTTGTGGGTAAAGGCTTGCGTTCGGCAAAACGTTCTATGTCTGGTTCCAAGTGTTATGGTTTCTGGGGTAAAGGCCTAGTGTGGGGGGTGCTTCAAGAACCCTGGAGTTTGAAGAAAGGAATTGGTGATGTGGAGCCTGTGAGGCAATGACCAGCGAGATCCTAAATAGCCAAAGACTTGATGTCTGGAGTCAAGTCTACCATTTTCATCAGACTCTTGGCATCCAGAGTTAAGGGCTTCAGGTCTGGTCCATACATCTCTTTCTGGAGCAAAGGCCTAACCTCCAAGCCCTGGGGCAGAGTTGAGCTATATTATTGGCTGGTGGGATCTTAGGAGTTCAGCAGTTTGGTGTCTGGTACCCAGAACCCTAGTGACTGAGATAAAGATCTACTCACCTGGCTTGGAATGGTTGTGGCAGTGGGAGCTGGAGGGTCCAAAGATTTGGTGTCTGGGAAGAGGTGTTGTGAGGAGGTAAGGCAGAGACCTGGCATCTGGACCAGGGCCCTGGTGTATAAGGAGCCTGGTGATGTGGACCAGCAAGCAGATGGTGTGATTTGAGAGGGCTAAAGCTTTATGGTCTCATTATCTGGTTTAGATCTCTACTACTGAGAAGTCAGACTAACTGGGCCAGATCATGGGCAAAGGTCTGAACCAGCATCCTGGTGTCTGGGCATCTGGTGATTTGGATTTGATGGTGGACAGTGAGATCTGTGATCTGAGTTTAAATCTGGAGGTTGGGCATAAACTCCAGTGGTGGGCTGCTGCTGCCCTCAGACTCTGAGGGTAGGtctcccttctcttctttctctggcCTTTACAGGAAGAAGAGGACCTTCCCTATGAGGAGGAAATCATGCGGAACCAGTTTTCAGTCAAATGCTGGCTACGCTACATTGAATTCAAACAGGGAGCTCCCAAGCCCAGGCTCAATCAGCTGTATGAGCGGGCACTCAAGCTGCTGCCCTGCAGGTAGGCATACCTCTAACTGACCTGCCAACCAGGTCCCATCCCACTTATCCAGTCATAATGGAACTGGCAAATAGATCCCAGGTGATTGCTATGTGTTTCCATCACTGGATGTGCATCCCCTGATAAGCCACCGCACTTCCCTGATGTCCCagtccttccctctcttcctgagATTTGTCACCCTTCCTTAGTGCCTTTCTCCCCAAATACCTCCTGGGATAGGAGGAAGGGTTCTGTGGGTTCGTAATTCATTAGTGTCTGTCCCTTACTATTCCCCAGCTACAAACTCTGGTACCGCTACCTAAAGGCACGTCGGGCACAGGTAAAGCATCGCTGTGTGACTGACCCTGCCTATGAAGATGTCAACAACTGCCATGAGAGGGCTTTTGTGTTCATGCACAAGGTGGGGAACTGGGAAAAGTGGAGCTCAGACTCCACAGAGGTGGGCAAAGCAGGAGGGGTGAGCGCAGCATGGAAGGGGTGGAGGATTAAAGTCCTGCTGCCTCTGCATGAGATGTTGGTGCAGAGGCAGTCCTGGGATTGGGATTTCTGAGCTCTTCCATGTTTATGTTCCAGATGTGACTGGACCATAAGACCTCTGGCATCTGTGGCCAGGCCATGGAGCCCACAGCTCTGACCTGACCATCTTTTCCCACAATTCCAGATGCCCCGTCTATGGCTAGATTATTGTCAGTTCCTGATGGACCAGGGACGTGTCACACACACCCGCCGCACCTTCGACCGTGCCCTCCGGGCACTACCCATCACCCAGCACTCTCGTATTTGGCCCCTGTACCTGCGCTTCCTGCGCTCCCACCCACTGCCTGAGACAGCTGTGCGAGGATATAGGCGTTTCCTCAAGGTGAGCCCAGGGGGCTGGTTCCCCAGGTTGGAGTTCACAAATGGTGGTTCACTGGGACACTAGCCCCATGCAGATGTCATCCAACAGACATGATATGGATATGGGGAGAGGGCTCCTGGAGGCACCTAGAAATTCTGattcttcattttccaaataaCTTGCTAGCATCTGCTCCACATTATACATAGGGAAGATGCAGGGGACAGAGTAAATAAGATAGATGGTTGTCACCTGCATGAAACTTGCAGTCTAACTGAGTAAACGGGTACACAGGAGTTGACTGTGTGAGCCATAGTAAAACTATGCCATGGGGAGGGCCAAGAATGGGAGATAACAGCTATGGGATGTGTAATAGGCCCTTCTATTGGGCAGAGGTACAGACAAAGTGGGGGTGAGACATCATTTGCTCAAACTTGTACCATTTTTTACATGGCAGACCCTTTGCATGATGTTGTTTGGATAGGGGCTTGTGACAGAAGCAGTCCTGGTTTGTGTAGAGCAGACCCTGGGAGCCTAAACTGCAGCATTCAGGACTGGGGTTGGACCAATGGGATCAAGGCTGAAGAAAAGGGCTAAGACCAGACCAGTCAGGACTGAGGCTGGAATAGTGACCCAGGCTGGAccaccttggggctggggctgggtcagCAGGGCAGGCTCTTGGCCAGGAGGACAGTGGTGGGTAGGTGGGTTATAGGAAGCCCAGAGGCAATGGATCAGGAGGGAGGTGTGGCCCTGTGGCGCCTCTGACTCCGGCGGTGTTGGTGGGTCCCCAGCTGAGTCCAGAGAGTGCTGAGGAATACATCGAGTACCTCAAGTCGAGTGACCGGCTGGACGAGGCTGCACAGCGCCTGGCCACTGTGGTGAATGATGAGCGCTTTGTGTCCAAGGCTGGCAAGTCCAACTACCAGGTGGGCCTGTGAGGAGATGGGGACAAGGCAGGAGGGCTCCTCCCTCCAAGACCAAGGCTAAGACTCCCACACCCTGCTCCCTGCAGCTGTGGCACGAGCTGTGTGACCTCATCTCCCAGAATCCGGACAAGGTACAGTCCCTCAACGTGGACGCCATCATCCGCGGTGGCCTCACCCGTTTCACCGACCAGCTAGGCAAGCTGTGGTGTTCACTGGCTGACTACTACATCCGCAGTGGCCACTTTGAGAAGGTGCTTGGGCCCCTTAGCCTTGCATGTGGGGCAGGTCTTCCTCTGACACTTGGGGGACATTCAGAACATCGGGCATGGGCAGAACACACATGCAGACGTACTGTTTGtgacatgtatacacacatacacacgccaTCTTGATAGAAAGTCCAGGCAAGGCAGTCCTGCAGCTGAACACACCTGGGGCCAGCACATCTGGGTTCAGGATCGGGCTCCTTGCTGTGTGCCCTTAGTCTTGCCAAGCCTGGCTGCCCCTACCTGGGTTCCCTTGCCTGTGAGGAGTTATCTCTGAGGTTCAGGCAGAGCACCAAGCAGGTGCCTCATGTGGGGGTCCATCCCTCAGGATCTTGTGTGCCTGGTTGTCCTTGTCATGGTGTTCTCATCATCGGGAGTGGAGTGGCAAGCTTGGGACAGGGGAGTGGGTGGAGCTTTGGGAATCCCCAGAGGGCTGGCTGGGGCTCCTGTGGTCTGAGGAAAGGTGGGAACAGGGCTGGAGTGAGTGAGTGGGGGAGCAGAAGCAGGAGCAGTGCAGGGTGGAAAAGGGGAGTGAGGGCCTTGCAGGCAGGGGTGACTCTTCTGCTCCTTCCACAAGAGTGTCCTGCCAAGCCCAGCAGGGGCCGTGGGCAGGACCAGGCAGGGCCGGGAGTGGAGAGATGGAGCCATGAGGGGGTGGGGCTGGTGGTTGGGAGAACACGAGGTGGAGAAGGGGTGAGGTGGGCATGAGGGGTACTCAGGAGCAAAGGTGGAGCCCTCTGTGACAAGTGAGGGTGTGGTTCCTCAGGGAGGACCATGGCGACTGGCATGGTGTTGGCCTTACTGGGCACAAAGTGCTTTACACTGGTGTTTCAGTTGAGCCTCGAGGTCCCTTTGTACAAGGGCTGTCACCCAGTTTACTGAGGACTCTGCAGCTCCCAGGGCAGGGAGGATGGGAAGTGCTTCATGCCACCCCTCTGAGCCTGCGGGTGCTGGGGCACCTGGAAAGGCCTTGCAGGATCCCAGCGTGGGCCCGGGACAGCGAGCTCACGTGCCTCCCCCTGCCAGCGCTTCCCTCTCACTGTTCCCATCCCACAGGCCCGGGACGTGTACGAGGAGGCCATCCGCACTGTGATGACCGTGCGGGACTTCACACAAGTGTTTGACAGCTATGCCCAGTTTGAGGAAAGCATGATTGCCGCCAAGATGGAGACTGCCTCAGAGCTGGggcgggaggaggagggtgagccCTGCGGCAGCCTTCACTGGAGGCGCTGAGGACTGGGTGGACctggagggtgggggagagggtgATTCTGATTGGCCAGGGCAGGCAGTGAGTGGGTCTCACCTGGGGACATCTTCAGGAGGCTCAGCCAGGGGCgtgtggggagagaggggggagggagggtggtTAGTGGTGTTGGGGGTCCTGGAGCAACAAGGGCTGGACGCACTGCCCAGGCTCAGGTCAGAGCCTGGCAGAGCAGGGGAGCTGGAGGACTGGTGCAGGGAGGAGAGGCTTCccgaggggctggggctggagccaaGGCGGTTGCTTGGCTGGGGGCTGGAAGGGGCCAGGAGGCCAAGCAGCAAGGCCCACACCCCCACCTCCCCGGCACTTGTGACCACCTCTGTGGTTCCCAGATGACGTGGACCTGGAGCTGCGCCTGGCTCGCTTTGAGCAGCTCATCAGCCGGCGGCCCCTGCTCCTCAATAGTGTCCTGCTGCGCCAGAACCCACACCACGTCCATGAGTGGCACAAGCGCGTGGCCCTGCACCAGGGCCGCCCTCGGGAGGTATGTACTGGCCCCCTGGCCCCAGCCCGCCCCACCCTCACCTACAGGGCCCACCCCAGCAGCCTGGTTGACTCTCTTGCCCCAGATCATCAACACCTATACGGAAGCCGTGCAGACGGTGGACCCCTTCAAGGCTACAGGCAAGCCCCACACTCTGTGGGTCGCGTTTGCCAAGTTTTATGAGGACAACGGGCAGCTGGACGACGTAAGTGCCGTACTGGTGTGCACGTGTGAGCGGGTGTGAGCACAGTCTCATCTGTGGGTGCACTTGCACCTGCATTCTCATGGTGGGGTGGTGAGATTGAAGGGTCCCAGTCTGTCCTCTGCCTGTCCCTGACAGGCCCGCATCATCCTGGAGAAGGCCACCAAGGTGAACTTCAAGCAGGTGGATGACCTGGCAAGTGTGTGGTGCCAGTGCGGGGAACTGGAGCTCCGGCACGAGAACTATGATGAAGCCCTGCGGCTGCTGCGGGTGAGGAGAGGCGCAGGTCACCGGTGGGTGCAGTGGGCAGGACAACCCCTGAGTGCCCCTCCCACTGCTGCCATCTCCCTTGCAGAAGGCGACAGCGCTGCCCGCACGCAGGGCTGAGTACTTTGATGGCTCAGAGCCCGTGCAGAACCGCGTGTACAAGTCCCTGAAGGTGTGGTCGATGCTGGCTGACCTGGAGGAGAGCCTGGGCACTTTCCAGGTCAGCTGCCGTGGGGAGAGCGGTGGGGACTGCCCAGCCTGGAGCATGCCCCAACCCCTGCCTCTCCCCACAGTCCACTAAGGCTGTGTACGACCGTATCCTGGACCTGCGCATAGCCACGCCCCAGATCGTCATCAACTATGCCATGTTCCTGGAGGAACACAAGTACTTTGAGGAGAGCTTCAAGGTGAGGGCACACGGACATGGAGGTCCCAGACTGGCTGCTCCTAGTGTGGGGGGCATGGTGTGTGTGCTCAGCTGTCGCTGTGGTGACCGAGTGTCCCAGAGTAGGGGACTCAGAACAGCAGCTTTACTCTCAAGGTGTAGGAGGCTGGAGGTGCGGCAGGGTTGGTGCCTCTGAGGCCTCTCGCCTCAGCTTAGAGATGCCGTCTCTCCCTGTGCCTCATGTGTCAGCCCTCTGTGTGCATTTGTGTACTGTTCACttgtgtttttggtactggggattgagcccagggacaatTTACTACTGAGGTACCCACcgagcccttttttaattttcttttttttttgagacaggatcttactaagttgctgagactggcctcaaacttgtggtccttctgcctcagcctcctgagtaactggcaatacagatgtgcaccactacacccagcctcATCTTTTACAAGAACACTAGTCCACAGTAGATCAGGGCCACTCTAACAGCTCATTTGAACTTAGTGCCTTCATCTCCAAACAGGCTTGTGTTCTGAGGTTCTGGGTGTTAGAACGTCAGCATGGTTATGTGGGAGGCCACAGTTCAGCGTCTAACAGGCAGTCCTGCCTCCAAGTACATGGGGCAGGATGTTGCTAGCAGTATGTGGCTGTCCTTCCATTACTCAGGGGACAGGTTATAGGTGGGGGGTTCTTACGTGTCCATGTGTGTGAGGCCCCACTCCACCGCCAGAGTGGTTGGGAAGCCCATAAGCAGACAAACAGATGGGGAGGGCACCCTGGGCACCAATGTCTGCAGAGGTCAGGAACCACCTCTACCTCACCTATAATGTCACCTAAGAAGTGACAGACACCGTGTTGAGTGAGacctgtcactttttttttaatatttatttttcagttttcagtggacacaacatctttattttattttttatgtggtactgaggatcgaacccagcgtcccgcccatgccaggcgagcacgctactgcttgagtcagctaccgcttgagccacatccccagccccgagaccTGTCACTTCTTTATCCTTAGATCCCTGCAGTGTGTTGAGGGAGAGAGGGCAGCATGTGTATGTAGGCAAGCTGTGCAGTGGACGGGAGGGGCCTGTTTGCTGAGCCTGAGGGAGACTTGGCAGCCTCCTCCCAGGACCACCTGAGGGTGACAGGGTGGTCAACCCCCTGCACACTCCTACACTTGCTCCCCTGGAACAGGCCTACGAGCGTGGCATCTCCCTGTTCAAGTGGCCCAATGTGTCTGACATCTGGAGCACCTACCTGACCAAATTCATCGCCCGCTACGGAGGCCGCAAGCTGGAGAGGGCACGGGACCTCTTTGAGCAGGCGCTGGATGGCTGCCCACCTAAATACGCTAAGAGTGAGGAGGCTGTGGACTCCCTGGTGCCTGGGGAGGGTGTGGCGGGCTGGGCTACTGACCCTCTCCTCCCATCATGCAGCCCTGTACCTACTGTATGCGCAGCTGGAAGAAGAATGGGGCCTGGCCCGGCATGCCATGGCTGTGTATGATCGTGCCACCAGGGCTGTGGAACCCGCCCAGCAGTATGACATGTTCAACATCTACATCAAGAGGGCTGCTGAGATCTACGGTGTCACCCATACCCGTGGCATCTACCAGAAGGCCATTGAGGTGCCCGCCAGCAGGGGTCCCTGAGTGGATGAGGGGTGCCTGgtaggcaggaggatcctgcACGGAGGGGCTGGGAGCCCACGCCTCATTCTGGAATCCCAGGGTTGGTGACAGTGTTGGGATCCCTCCAAGCCCCCTCTGCCTCACGCCTGCCTTCTTGATTTCCTGCCGCCCAGGTGCTGTCAGATGAGCATGCGCGGGAGATGTGCCTGCGGTTTGCAGACATGGAGTGCAAACTCGGCGAGATTGACCGCGCCAGGGCCATCTACAGCTTCTGCTCCCAGATATGTGACCCCCGGGTAGGTCTGGGGCCATCAGGGATGGAGGAACAGGCACTGAGGAGGTGCAGCCCAGCAGCTGGCTCACACATGCActcctgtcccccccccccctcccgccCAATCCCTTCTCCCACCGCCACAGACCACTGGGGCATTCTGGCAAACATGGAAGGACTTTGAAGTTCGGCACGGCAACGAGGACACCATCAGGGAGATGCTGCGGATCCGGCGCAGTGTGCAGGCCACATATAACACACAGGTCAACTTCATGGCCTCGCAGATGCTCAAGGTGTCGGGCAGTGCGACAGGCACAGGTGAGCAGCTCCATCACTCCCCTGCCATGGCCATGTCTGCACCCTGCTCTCAGAGTACCACCGTCCAGCCTTGACCTCGTGGCCCTGGGAGCACTGGGAGCTCAACCTGGCCTTCCTCACCTCCATTGGGAACTCCTTGGGGACCTTGGGGTGTGTGACATGCCTGAGGGAGAACCACTGAGGGTCTGAACCCCTGTCCCTCCAGTGTCTGACCTGGCCCCTGGGCAGAGCGGCATGGATGACATGAAGCTGCTGGAGCAGCGGGCAGAGCAGCTCGCGGCCGAGGCTGAGCGGGACCAGCCCCCACGGGCCCAGAGCAAGATTCTTTTTGTGAGGTGAGGACCTGGGCAGGACGGGAGCCAGCTGTGCTGGGCGAGGGAAGGCACGGGGAGGCTGGTGAGAGGCCCCCTGATGAAGCAGCATGGCCACTCTCCCAGGAGTGACGCGTCTCGAGAGGAGCTGGCAGCGCTGGCTCAGCAAGCCAATCCCGAGGAGATCCAGCTGGGCGAGGACGAGGACGAGGACGAGATGGACTTGGAGCCCAACGGTCAGTGACCACCCAGGTAGTGGGCAGGCCCGGGGCCGGAACCCCTCCAGGGGAGTAACCCCCTCTCTCCGTCCTTTCCCACAGAGGTTCGGCTGGAGCAGCAGAGCGTTCCAGCCGCTGTGTTTGGGAGCCTGAAGGAAGACTGACCCCTCCCGCAAACCCCCCACAATACAGTCTATTTTTATGTCACAGTCTGCGCCTTCTCCTTGCCACTAGGTGCTTCAAGAGTTGCCAGTTCAGGAGCgccctggccctgggccctgATTGGCTGGTGAGGGAGGTGGGGCAGCCGGGCCCCAGGCCAGATAGACACCCTGCCCTCACCCTGCAGAgccagttctggaggctgcatGGCCAGTCCCACTACCACCTGAGGCCTCCAGTCAGGGCTTCCCAGATGCCTCCTAGAGCCCAGAGCCTGGGAGCACCTGACCCCCACTTCCCAGGTCTCACCACCCCTGCTACCAGGACTGTCCTGGGGCTCTGCTCCACAGTCCTGAGCTGTGGGGTGTGGGGCAGGGGGCTCTGGCCCAGCTCTGTGGACTTATTAGCAAGGTGCTTCTGTCCCTGGCAAGGAGCCAGGCCATGTCCGGGGTGTGGTCCTTAGTCCTAAGCTCTGGGAAGCCACAGGCAGGCTCTAAGCTATTAAGGGGTTTTAGGCATCAGGGGACATAATCCGATTTCTGCTTTAGCAGGTCACACAAGATGCTGTGTGGGCAGGAGGCAGCTGGGGACGTGAGGAGGTCCAGGCTGTTGGATTGGACTCGGGGTGGTCATGGGGCCAGAGAGCACTTTAGGCGGTGAGCTGCCCAGGACTGGGCAGTGGCAGGGAAGCCAGGCCCTGCTTGACTTGGGTAGCCACATGAGCCTGCACCTGAGACGGCTAGTGCGATGCCAGGAAGGCAACTGGATCCTCAGACGCAGGGCTCAGGAGGGCAGCACAGAGGCCCTGGCCCTCAGGCAGCAACAGCACAGAGACCAGGCAGGCTGGCTCCAGGGGGAGGCGAGAGGACAGGAGGAGTTGGAAGTTGGCCCTGGACCAAATGCAGGAAAGGCCAATAACAACAGCCACACAGGAGGAAAATGGGGAAGCGGAGGAGGCCCCGGGAGAGGAGCTGGTCATGAGCCTCCTGCACCAAGATGTCAGCTGAAAGGCCACTGAACACCCTAGGTGGAGGGGTGTTGGGGCCATCTAGGGGACAGAAGAGACAAACTAGAATTAGTTCAAGAGAGCAGGAGACCGAGACCCAGCCAACCTCCGGGAGGTGACAAGGCTCAGCTtctctttacattattttattcaagAAGGTGGGGAGGACAGACAAGGGGACTGAGCTGAGCCCTGAGTCCCTGAACCTCCCAGCTCAGTCCCCACAGTAGGACCGGACTCAAAAGTTGGGGGTGAGGACTCCAGCCCCACCCAGACAAGGTCGGAGACAGGACCCAGGAATACTGACCAACTGTCCTCCAGGGGGCGGCGGCCAAAGCTCATGGGGCCCAGCCCATGCACACCCAGGGTGGGGCTATTTGGGGGTGCTGCCGCCCTTCTTGGGAGTGGTGGGCTTCTTGCTTTGCCAGAGATGGCCCTGGATGGTGAAGGCGTCCACGCTCATAGACATGGTCTTGGCGGGAATCTGAGTGAAACGCTTGCGGTCTGAGTTGTACTTGTAGATGCCTTCCACCATGGCGGGGGTGACAGTACGGGGGCCATAGCCCGCCAGCCGAGACAGCTCCTCCGTCTCCCCAGACAACGTGTAGAGTGCCCGGAACTGGCAGCTCGAGTCACGGAAGAGGATCAGGAAGTGGTTGGCCTTGCTCTTCTCAATTTCCTAGTGGGTGGTGAGAGCCGTGAGCCAGCCAGGTGGGACCACTGACCCCTCCCCTGCCTGGCAGCTAGGCAGGTGCAGGCTCACCTCAAGAATGCGGTTCTTCTGAGGCTCGTTCACCTTGCCCGCCAGGCAGCAGTGCGACAGGGCGTTGTGGATGATGAACTTGTTGGACTTGGCGCTGGGCTCCTTGTACAGCCTTGGACCTGGAGGGAGGAGGTCAGCAGGGGCGACCAGGGGCCTGGAGGAGCCTGCTGCTCACACCTTGCCTCGGGCCACGCTCACCTGTGTACTCGGGCACCGACGCCGGGGAGGAGGCATTGCTGCCATTCTCCCAGTCGCGATCTCGGCTTCCGGGCAGGCGGCTGGGGGACATGAGACCAGATGGGGACGGCGCCCTGCAGCAGCAAAGGGGCGGAAGGAGTGAGGTGGTAGCAGAGGCGAGCCTAGCACACCGCAGAGGACACGGACACGGACACGGGCCAGACAGCCCGATCCGTGCTCATCCCTAGGCACCGCAGGCTCCAGGGCCCTCAGCCAGACGCAGGCAGCCCCAGCCTCACTGCGCAAGCGTGCCTCTGTCCCAGGGGGCATCCACACCCAGGCCACGCCCCACTCCAGGCATGGGGGGTGCACAAACCCACAAGCTCTGGGCAGTCACCCCACCAGAGCTCACCGCGACGTGGGCCTCTTCACACCGAGGTGATTGGGGGCCTCATTGGCCACAGTGGACAGGGACAGGGTGGACTGAGAGTAGATCTTGCTGAGCCTCGAGCCTGGGAAGAGACCCCACAGGTCAGCCCCACCTGAAGCCCCCTCATCTACCTGACCCAGCAGCTGCGGGGGTGCAGACAGGCCAGCCCTGCCAAGACCCCAGCCCTCTGCAGCCCCCCAGCTCAGGGCTCCCACACACCCGCAGTGAGGGGGCTTTGTCCAACACCCCCAAGAGGGCCTCACCAGCCACGGAGGGAAGGCCTCGCCCCCCTGTATCCCCCCAAAGGCAGGGTCAAACCCCCTTGGGGACCTTACCACCACTCATGCCCACCCCTGCCCAGCACCCCTGCAGACCCCCTCCCCACATATCCATGGGGCCTCCCCCAGA
This genomic interval from Marmota flaviventris isolate mMarFla1 chromosome 1, mMarFla1.hap1, whole genome shotgun sequence contains the following:
- the Xab2 gene encoding pre-mRNA-splicing factor SYF1, which translates into the protein MVVMARVSRPERPDLVFEEEDLPYEEEIMRNQFSVKCWLRYIEFKQGAPKPRLNQLYERALKLLPCSYKLWYRYLKARRAQVKHRCVTDPAYEDVNNCHERAFVFMHKMPRLWLDYCQFLMDQGRVTHTRRTFDRALRALPITQHSRIWPLYLRFLRSHPLPETAVRGYRRFLKLSPESAEEYIEYLKSSDRLDEAAQRLATVVNDERFVSKAGKSNYQLWHELCDLISQNPDKVQSLNVDAIIRGGLTRFTDQLGKLWCSLADYYIRSGHFEKARDVYEEAIRTVMTVRDFTQVFDSYAQFEESMIAAKMETASELGREEEDDVDLELRLARFEQLISRRPLLLNSVLLRQNPHHVHEWHKRVALHQGRPREIINTYTEAVQTVDPFKATGKPHTLWVAFAKFYEDNGQLDDARIILEKATKVNFKQVDDLASVWCQCGELELRHENYDEALRLLRKATALPARRAEYFDGSEPVQNRVYKSLKVWSMLADLEESLGTFQSTKAVYDRILDLRIATPQIVINYAMFLEEHKYFEESFKAYERGISLFKWPNVSDIWSTYLTKFIARYGGRKLERARDLFEQALDGCPPKYAKTLYLLYAQLEEEWGLARHAMAVYDRATRAVEPAQQYDMFNIYIKRAAEIYGVTHTRGIYQKAIEVLSDEHAREMCLRFADMECKLGEIDRARAIYSFCSQICDPRTTGAFWQTWKDFEVRHGNEDTIREMLRIRRSVQATYNTQVNFMASQMLKVSGSATGTVSDLAPGQSGMDDMKLLEQRAEQLAAEAERDQPPRAQSKILFVRSDASREELAALAQQANPEEIQLGEDEDEDEMDLEPNEVRLEQQSVPAAVFGSLKED